In Astatotilapia calliptera chromosome 16, fAstCal1.2, whole genome shotgun sequence, one genomic interval encodes:
- the LOC113007345 gene encoding olfactory receptor 52D1-like, translating to MDNVSTVRIFNLLAFNETANYRAAFFSATLVCYFAIVFLNVTVIMIIVLDESLHEPMYILVCVCCINGLYGSTGFYPKFLIDLLSSSQVISYSECLCQAFVMYSFVCSDTSILAVMAYDRYLAICQPLQYHSVMTKKKLSKLVCFSWLTPFCIFSINIMLTDRLIFCGTDIQRLFCVNWLIVKVACPGMDTLVNSAFAYATLSIYIFHWIFIVWTYIYLVKSCVQSKKDKAKFMQTCVPHLISLVTFFVIVISDLMHMRFASNDVPQSFQNFVAIAVLFIPPVMNPLLYGFKLSKIRNKILVTLHIKRC from the coding sequence ATGGATAACGTTTCTACAGTGAGAATTTTTAATCTGTTAGCATTCAATGAGACAGCTAATTACAGAGCTGCTTTCTTTTCTGCCACTCTAGTGTGTTACTTTGCAATTGTATTTCTTAATGTCACAGTCATCATGATTATTGTCTTAGATGAAAGCTTACATGAACCTATGTATATTttagtatgtgtgtgttgcattAATGGGCTTTATGGAAGCACAGGTTTCTACCCCAAGTTCCTCATTGACCTCCTTTCATCTTCACAGGTCATCTCTTATAGTGAATGTCTTTGTCAGGCATTTGTAATGTACTCTTTTGTTTGCAGTGACACATCTATTCTTGCAGTCATGGCTTATGACAGGTATTTGGCCATATGCCAACCACTTCAATACCACTCTGTTATGACAAAAAAGAAGCTCTCCAAACTAGTATGCTTCTCTTGGTTAACACCTTTCTGCATTTTCTCCATTAACATTATGCTGACAGACAGGCTGATATTCTGTGGTACAGACATTCAGAGACTCTTCTGTGTTAATTGGCTGATTGTTAAAGTTGCCTGCCCTGGCATGGACACTCTTGTCAATAGTGCCTTTGCATATGCTACGCTTTCAATTTacatatttcactggatttttATTGTTTGGACTTACATCTATCTTGTTAAATCATGTGTGCAATCAAAAAAGGACAAGGCAAAGTTTATGCAGACATGTGTGCCCCATTTGATCTCTTTGGTTactttttttgtaattgtgATTTCTGATTTGATGCACATGCGATTTGCATCAAATGATGTACCTCAAAGTTTTCAAAACTTTGTCGCTATAGCTGTTCTCTTTATTCCTCCAGTTATGAATCCTTTACTTTATGGATTCAAACTATCAAAGATCCGTAACAAAATTCTTGTTACACTTCATATCAAAAGATgttga
- the LOC113007343 gene encoding olfactory receptor 6N2-like, whose protein sequence is MDVELNVTLLTLGGFAELHKYRYLYFVIIFTLYILILCFNSTIVFLIWTHENLHEPMYIFIAALLINSVLYSMIIYPKLLSDVLSEKQMISYPLCLFQGLSYCTSVGSEFLLLAAMAYDRYVSICKPLQYPVIMNRITIYVCLILAWLIPAFETSVLGVLYSNVKLCSFTLTGIFCNTSVYKLQCVPSVAISIYSMVMLINIALLPLLFILFTYIRILRISYHCCREVRKKAVKTCLPHLLVLTNFSCFIFFDIIIVRLDSDLSKTLRLTLTFQSILFHPLLNPIIYGLKMNEIFKHIKILLSSLITLVLLPYYQMYGI, encoded by the coding sequence ATGGATGTGGAATTAAATGTAACATTGTTAACTCTAGGTGGGTTTGCAGAATTGCACAAATACAGGTATCTCTATTTTGTGATCatatttacactttatattCTGATACTCTGCTTTAATTCCACTATAGTTTTCCTTATCTGGACTCACGAAAACCTTCACGAGCCAATGTACATATTTATTGCAGCTTTGTTAATCAACTCTGTTCTTTACAGCATGATTATCTATCCAAAGCTCTTATCTGATGTTTTGTctgaaaaacagatgatatcATATCCACTCTGTCTTTTCCAAGGTTTATCATATTGCACCTCGGTTGGTTCAGAATTTTTACTGTTGGCAGCAATGGCATATGACAGGTATGTGTCTATATGTAAACCCCTGCAATATCCAGTTATTATGAATAGAATAACTATATATGTATGTCTGATTTTAGCTTGGCTTATACCTGCTTTTGAAACCTCAGTGCTGGGTGTGTTGTATTCGAATGTCAAACTCTGTAGCTTTACCCTGACAGGAATTTTTTGTAACACTTCAGTTTACAAGCTTCAGTGTGTGCCCTCGGTCGCAATATCTATATATAGTATGGTCATGTTGATAAACATTGCCCTTCTACCTTTGCTTTTCATACTTTTTACATACATCAGGATTCTTAGAATATCTTACCATTGTTGTAGAGAAGTGAGGAAAAAAGCTGTAAAGACATGTTTACCCCACCTGCTGGTGTTAACCaacttttcctgttttattttctttgatatAATTATAGTTCGACTGGATTCTGATCTATCCAAAACTCTTCGTTTGACATTGACGTTTCAGTCAATTTTATTCCATCCTCTTTTAAATCCAATCATATATGGactcaaaatgaatgaaattttcAAACATATCAAAATATTGTTGTCAAGTTTAATAACACTGGTATTACTGCCCTATTATCAAATGTATGGCATATAA